A region of Epinephelus fuscoguttatus linkage group LG1, E.fuscoguttatus.final_Chr_v1 DNA encodes the following proteins:
- the dnajc14 gene encoding dnaJ homolog subfamily C member 14: MEREAAEKEVDGITDADEKKPDGDPTSVTESTQSEARQTYDECGQEDETAYLKSQDTPNPATPQDSGIGEAEYCGSTEAKEDTEEASDGFEQDDTADHENSHVINQEEDEAAKEQHMNGESGWRNVGPGRRCKLKTGGSVSEQSGQSAFSSIQKGNVMSGGGRHKQTRRRNHHHHQQTRGRRRTGNQLVLAFKEMLSESLSFWCISCVHMMIEIIVTLTHNCGVGVETGGMKLYNFGQQLLVKITDIAGMKADACRILKWTKCTGADLVDKIVRSVKWVKTAALSCLRLFCAIVILGSQWAKGALVRLGGERGKRYWTAFQESRFWKRVLSLLERVRSRFKRRGQLPPSSPDSPGRAGRSQPGQELERLLALAEVPEDELDPFTVLGVEVHATEAELKKAYRQLAVQVHPDKNKHPRAGEAFKVLRAAWDIVSNPETRREYELKRMAATELSKSMNEFLTKLQDDLKEAMNTMMCTKCEGKHKRFEMDREPAEARFCAECNRCHSAEEGDLWAESSMLGLRITYFACMDGKVYDITEWAGCQRIGISPDTHRVPYHISFGSKNNSNSTRHRTPSEHATGPTNPADLQDFFNRIFKGGPPNDMAANGGFFPSGPPHHHPPGAGAPPFSPPPSQTGFYMPGGQRPESSETWAESGKPPRRRKKVRKPFQR, from the exons ATGGAGAGAGAAGCAGCTGAGAAGGAGGTGGATGGCATTACAGACGCTGATGAAAAGAAGCCTGATGGTGATCCCACCTCAGTGACTGAGTCTACTCAGTCGGAGGCCAGACAGACTTATGATGAATGTGGGCAGGAGGACGAAACAGCCTATCTCAAATCTCAGGACACCCCAAATCCAGCTACTCCACAAGACTCTGGAATTGGTGAAGCAGAGTATTGTGGATCTACAGAGGCCAAAGAGGATACTGAGGAGGCTTCAGATGGTTTTGAGCAAGATGACACCGCAGATCACGAGAACTCGCATGTTATAAATCAAGAGGAGGATGAAGCTGCAAAGGAGCAGCACATGAATGGGGAGTCTGGGTGGAGGAACGTAGGACCTGGACGGAGATGCAAATTGAAGACCGGTGGGTCAGTCTCAGAGCAGAGCGGTCAAAGTGCTTTTTCCTCCATTCAAAAAGGCAATGTTATGTCAGGTGGTGGACGGCACAAGCAGACCCGCAGACgtaaccaccaccaccatcaacaGACCCGAGGCCGCCGGCGAACGGGCAACCAGCTTGTCTTGGCTTTCAAGGAGATGCTGTCAGAGTCTCTGAGCTTTTGGTGCATCTCCTGCGTCCACATGATGATTGAGATTATTGTCACATTAACTCACAATTGTGGAGTCGGCGTGGAGACTGGAGGGATGAAACTATACAACTTTGGGCAGCAGCTTCTTGTAAAGATCACAGACATTGCAGGAATGAAGGCTGACGCTTGTCGGATTCTGAAATGGACGAAATGCACAGGAGCAGACCTGGTGGATAAAATTGTTAGGTCGGTAAAGTGGGTAAAGACAGCTGCCTTATCTTGTTTAAGACTTTTCTGCGCTATTGTTATTCTCGGCTCCCAGTGGGCAAAGGGTGCGTTGGTTCGCCTTGGCGGAGAGAGGGGAAAACGCTATTGGACAGCTTTTCAAGAGTCAAGGTTTTGGAAAAGGGTGCTGTCCCTGCTGGAGAGAGTCCGAAGCAGGTTCAAGAGACGTGGCCAACTACCACCGTCCAGCCCTGACTCACCCGGCAGAGCAGGGAGGAGCCAGCCAGGCCAGGAGCTGGAGAGACTGCTGGCCTTGGCTGAGGTGCCAGAGGATGAGCTCGACCCCTTTACAGTGCTTGGTGTGGAGGTGCACGCCACTGAGGCTGAACTGAAGAAGGCCTACAGAcagctggctgtccag GTCCATCCAGACAAGAATAAACACCCACGAGCTGGAGAGGCGTTCAAAGTACTGAGGGCTGCCTGGGATATCGTCAGTAACCCAGAGACACGACGAGAGTATGAGTT GAAGCGTATGGCAGCGACAGAGCTCTCAAAGTCCATGAATGAGTTTCTCACCAAACTGCAGGATGACCTGAAGGAAGCCATGAACACCATGATGTGCACAAAGTGTGAAGGAAAACACAA gCGGTTTGAGATGGATCGTGAACCTGCTGAGGCCCGGTTCTGTGCTGAATGCAATCGTTGCCATAGCGCCGAGGAGGGGGACCTGTGGGCTGAGTCCAGCATGTTGGGCCTACGTATCACATACTTTGCCTGTATGGATGGCAAGGTGTATGATATTACAG AGTGGGCTGGTTGCCAAAGAATAGGCATCTCTCCTGACACACACCGTGTGCCCTATCACATCTCTTTTGGTTCAAAGAACAACAGCAACTCCACACGACACAG GACGCCCTCAGAGCACGCCACAGGTCCCACCAACCCTGCAGATCTGCAGGACTTCTTTAACCGCATCTTCAAGGGAGGGCCTCCTAACGACATGGCTGCCAACGGGGGCTTCTTCCCCTCAGGTCCACCCCATCATCACCCACCTGGTGCTGGAGCGCCACCGTTCTCCCCTCCCCCAAGCCAGACAGGTTTCTACATGCCGGGGGGTCAACGGCCAGAGTCCAGCGAGACGTGGGCTGAAAGTGGCAAACCCCCCAGACGGAGGAAGAAGGTGCGCAAACCCTTCCAGAGGTGA